The following are from one region of the Populus trichocarpa isolate Nisqually-1 chromosome 8, P.trichocarpa_v4.1, whole genome shotgun sequence genome:
- the LOC7488397 gene encoding inorganic pyrophosphatase TTM2 isoform X3, which produces MDDEVVQRLFHEGGRDYFQQQPSTSSSSSSSSSSILQSLPLHVSFDHGYYLLVKSLQELREKKEGLVTVGIGGPSGSGKTSLAEKVASVIGCDVISMENYRTGVDDVSDLDSIDFDALVQNLEDLTKGKDTLIPVFDYQQKRRIGSKGIKSISSGVVIVDGTYALHARLRSLLDIRVAVVGGVHFSLLSKVRYDIGDSCSLDYLIDSIFPMFRKHIEPDLHHAQIRINNSFVSSFREAIYKLKCRSESPGGHSAYAFHGTAHTDNFIEMYLRPPSASEEARTNDWIKVRQSGIKYYLSLGDQRIVDKHFIIRPKAEFEVGRMTLGGLLALGYTVVVSYKRASSSVSDGNLSMSLETIDTLSETFIVLRGTDRKTVGAEAMRIGVNGPWITKSYLELILERKGVPRLNTPPLLPNTSTTSNQERAIVAPRPIRTTPNLVNRLEDLSQPWTRSPTKSKMEPMVETWHFTSSDTSHGSSVIEVSHEATTDSSTCRDNMKLAPLPDSYDLDRGLLLAVQAIQALLENKGSPVIVGIGGPSGSGKTSLAHKMANIVGCEVVSLENYFKSELVKDFKYDDFSSLDLSLLSKIIFEGVYALHPEIRISLDLWVAVVGGVHSHLISQVQRDKSRGGCFMSQNEIMMTVFPIFQQHIEPHLVHAHLKIRNDFDPVISPESSSFVLKSNKQVAYQDILKILDPVKLCSSVQNFIDIYLRLPGLPTNGQLADGDCIRVRICDGRFALLIREPLREGNFIIQPKVDFDISISTVAGLLNLGYQAVAYIEASAYIYQDGKILIEVDHLQDTPSPYIQIKGVNKEAVAAAGSTLKLDGSYTTKSYLQIILERLPAMERSYSGIHAQQAARLQELVEFIQSQGSSSASESSPSREAAPLEGIIEDMQFRIKRLERWHTINTVLWTFLMSALVGYSLYQRKHQ; this is translated from the exons ATGGACGACGAGGTTGTTCAGCGATTATTCCACGAAGGAGGTCGCGATTACTTCCAGCAGCAACCTTCTACTTCCTCCTCATCCtcctcatcctcctcctccatccTCCAATCTCTCCCTCTTCATGTG TCTTTTGATCACGGATATTATTTACTGGTAAAATCTCTTCAAGAGCTCAGAGAGAAAAAGGAAGGTCTTGTTACTGTTGGCATTGGTGGTCCTAGCGGTTCAGGCAAAACAAG CTTAGCAGAGAAGGTGGCGTCTGTAATTGGCTGTGATGTTATATCGATGGAGAATTATCGCACTGGAGTCGATGACGTGAGTGATTTGGATTCAATTGACTTCGACGCATTAGTACAAAATCTCGAG GATTTGACGAAAGGAAAAGATACTTTGATACCAGTGTTTGATTACCAACAGAAGAGACGTATTGGTTCCAAAGGAATAAAGAGCATATCATCTGGAGTG gtGATAGTTGATGGTACATATGCTCTGCATGCAAGACTGCGCTCTTTACTGGATATTCGGGTTGCTGTG GTTGGCGGAGTTCACTTCAGTCTTCTTTCTAAAGTTCGATACGACATTGGGGATTCTTGTTCGTTGGATTACCTTATTGACAGCATCTTCCCAATGTTTAGGAAACACATTGAACCAGACCTTCACCATGCTCAG ATCAGAATAAACAACAGCTTTGTCTCATCATTTAGAGAAGCGATCTACAAGCTAAAATGCAGAAGTGAG TCACCAGGTGGACATTCTGCTTATGCCTTCCATGGAACAGCACATACAGATAA TTTTATTGAGATGTACCTTAGGCCTCCTTCAGCAAGTGAAGAAGCACGGACAAATGATTGGATCAAGGTGCGACAGTCTGGTATCAAATACTATTTGTCACTCGGGGACCAGAGAATTGTTGACAAACATTTTATTATCAGGCCAAAAGCTGAGTTTGAG GTTGGAAGAATGACACTCGGTGGGTTGCTGGCTTTGGGGTACACTGTTGTAGTGAGTTATAAACGGGCATCTTCATCTGTTAGTGATGGCAATCTATCAATGTCATTAGAGACCATTGATACTCTTAGTGAGACATTCATTGTGCTGAGGGGAACAGATAGGAAA ACCGTTGGAGCAGAGGCAATGAGGATTGGTGTTAATGGACCTTGGATCACTAAGTCATATCTTGAATTGATACTTGAGAGAAAAG GTGTACCACGTCTTAATACCCCACCACTTTTACCTAATACTTCTACGACAAGCAATCAAGAAAGGGCTATTGTTGCCCCAAGGCCAATCCGTACCACACCAAACCTTGTTAATCGGCTTGAGGATTTATCTCAGCCATGGACTCGGTCTCCTACAAAATCTAAAATGGAGCCTATGGTAGAAACATGGCATTTTACATCATCTGATACGTCACATGGGAGTTCCGTCATAG AAGTCTCTCATGAAGCAACCACAGATTCTTCCACTTGCAGGGATAACATGAAGCTTGCACCTCTGCCTGATTCATATGACTTGGATAGAGGATTGCTTCTTGCTGTTCAAGCAATACAG GCTTTGTTGGAGAATAAAGGCTCCCCTGTCATTGTTGGAATCG GAGGCCCAAGTGGATCTGGAAAAACAAGTTTGGCACACAAAATGGCTAACATTGTTGGGTGTGAAGTAGTTTCCCttgaaaactattttaaatCTGAACTTGTGAAGGATTTTAAGTACGATGACTTTAGCTCTCTTGATCTGTCTTTGCTTTCAAAG ATCATTTTTGAAGGGGTGTATGCTCTGCATCCTGAAATCCGAATATCACTTGACTTGTGGGTTGCTGTT GTTGGTGGTGTTCATTCACATCTTATTTCTCAAGTTCAAAGGGATAAAAGCAGAGGGGGGTGTTTTATGTCCCAAAATGAGATCATGATGACAGTGTTTCCAATTTTCCAGCAGCATATTGAGCCACATCTTGTTCATGCACAT CTCAAAATTCGGAATGACTTTGACCCTGTTATTTCCCCTGAGAGTTCTTCGTTTGTCTTGAAGAGTAATAAGCAG GTGGCTTATCAAGATATTTTGAAAATCCTAGATCCTGTGAAGTTGTGCAGTTCTGTTCAGAATTtcattgatatatatttaaGGCTCCCTGGACTTCCTACAAATGGACAGTTGGCAGATGGTGATTGCATACGAGTCAGAATCTGTGACGGTAGATTTGCATTGTTGATACGGGAG CCTTTAAGAGAAGggaattttataattcaacCAAAAGTggattttgatatcagcatcaGCACAGTTGCTGGACTTCTTAACCTCGG GTATCAAGCAGTAGCTTACATTGAAGCATCTGCATATATCTACCAAGATGGAAAG ATTCTCATCGAGGTTGATCATCTGCAAGACACCCCTAGTCCTTACATACAGATCAAGGGGGTTAATAAGGAAGCTGTGGCGGCTGCTGGTTCGACACTTAAACTGGATGGTTCATACACAACTAAG AGTTACCTGCAGATCATTTTGGAAAGATTACCTGCAATGGAAAGAAGTTACAGTGGAATTCATGCTCAACAAGCTGCAAGGTTGCAGGAACTTGTGGAATTTATACAATCTCAG GGAAGCAGCTCAGCTTCAGAATCCTCTCCGAGCAGGGAGGCTGCTCCTTTGGAAGGAATAATTGAGGATATGCAGTTTAGAATCAAAAGGCTGGAAAGATGGCATACTATCAACACG GTGCTATGGACTTTTCTGATGTCTGCCCTTGTTGGTTATTCGCTTTACCAAAGGAAACACCAATGA
- the LOC7488397 gene encoding uncharacterized protein LOC7488397 isoform X2 yields MDDEVVQRLFHEGGRDYFQQQPSTSSSSSSSSSSILQSLPLHVSFDHGYYLLVKSLQELREKKEGLVTVGIGGPSGSGKTSLAEKVASVIGCDVISMENYRTGVDDVSDLDSIDFDALVQNLEDLTKGKDTLIPVFDYQQKRRIGSKGIKSISSGVVIVDGTYALHARLRSLLDIRVAVVGGVHFSLLSKVRYDIGDSCSLDYLIDSIFPMFRKHIEPDLHHAQIRINNSFVSSFREAIYKLKCRSESPGGHSAYAFHGTAHTDNFIEMYLRPPSASEEARTNDWIKVRQSGIKYYLSLGDQRIVDKHFIIRPKAEFEVGRMTLGGLLALGYTVVVSYKRASSSVSDGNLSMSLETIDTLSETFIVLRGTDRKTVGAEAMRIGVNGPWITKSYLELILERKGVPRLNTPPLLPNTSTTSNQERAIVAPRPIRTTPNLVNRLEDLSQPWTRSPTKSKMEPMVETWHFTSSDTSHGSSVIDSSTCRDNMKLAPLPDSYDLDRGLLLAVQAIQALLENKGSPVIVGIGGPSGSGKTSLAHKMANIVGCEVVSLENYFKSELVKDFKYDDFSSLDLSLLSKNIGDIRNGRRTKVPMFDLETGARSGFKELEVSEDCGVIIFEGVYALHPEIRISLDLWVAVVGGVHSHLISQVQRDKSRGGCFMSQNEIMMTVFPIFQQHIEPHLVHAHLKIRNDFDPVISPESSSFVLKSNKQVAYQDILKILDPVKLCSSVQNFIDIYLRLPGLPTNGQLADGDCIRVRICDGRFALLIREPLREGNFIIQPKVDFDISISTVAGLLNLGYQAVAYIEASAYIYQDGKILIEVDHLQDTPSPYIQIKGVNKEAVAAAGSTLKLDGSYTTKSYLQIILERLPAMERSYSGIHAQQAARLQELVEFIQSQGSSSASESSPSREAAPLEGIIEDMQFRIKRLERWHTINTVLWTFLMSALVGYSLYQRKHQ; encoded by the exons ATGGACGACGAGGTTGTTCAGCGATTATTCCACGAAGGAGGTCGCGATTACTTCCAGCAGCAACCTTCTACTTCCTCCTCATCCtcctcatcctcctcctccatccTCCAATCTCTCCCTCTTCATGTG TCTTTTGATCACGGATATTATTTACTGGTAAAATCTCTTCAAGAGCTCAGAGAGAAAAAGGAAGGTCTTGTTACTGTTGGCATTGGTGGTCCTAGCGGTTCAGGCAAAACAAG CTTAGCAGAGAAGGTGGCGTCTGTAATTGGCTGTGATGTTATATCGATGGAGAATTATCGCACTGGAGTCGATGACGTGAGTGATTTGGATTCAATTGACTTCGACGCATTAGTACAAAATCTCGAG GATTTGACGAAAGGAAAAGATACTTTGATACCAGTGTTTGATTACCAACAGAAGAGACGTATTGGTTCCAAAGGAATAAAGAGCATATCATCTGGAGTG gtGATAGTTGATGGTACATATGCTCTGCATGCAAGACTGCGCTCTTTACTGGATATTCGGGTTGCTGTG GTTGGCGGAGTTCACTTCAGTCTTCTTTCTAAAGTTCGATACGACATTGGGGATTCTTGTTCGTTGGATTACCTTATTGACAGCATCTTCCCAATGTTTAGGAAACACATTGAACCAGACCTTCACCATGCTCAG ATCAGAATAAACAACAGCTTTGTCTCATCATTTAGAGAAGCGATCTACAAGCTAAAATGCAGAAGTGAG TCACCAGGTGGACATTCTGCTTATGCCTTCCATGGAACAGCACATACAGATAA TTTTATTGAGATGTACCTTAGGCCTCCTTCAGCAAGTGAAGAAGCACGGACAAATGATTGGATCAAGGTGCGACAGTCTGGTATCAAATACTATTTGTCACTCGGGGACCAGAGAATTGTTGACAAACATTTTATTATCAGGCCAAAAGCTGAGTTTGAG GTTGGAAGAATGACACTCGGTGGGTTGCTGGCTTTGGGGTACACTGTTGTAGTGAGTTATAAACGGGCATCTTCATCTGTTAGTGATGGCAATCTATCAATGTCATTAGAGACCATTGATACTCTTAGTGAGACATTCATTGTGCTGAGGGGAACAGATAGGAAA ACCGTTGGAGCAGAGGCAATGAGGATTGGTGTTAATGGACCTTGGATCACTAAGTCATATCTTGAATTGATACTTGAGAGAAAAG GTGTACCACGTCTTAATACCCCACCACTTTTACCTAATACTTCTACGACAAGCAATCAAGAAAGGGCTATTGTTGCCCCAAGGCCAATCCGTACCACACCAAACCTTGTTAATCGGCTTGAGGATTTATCTCAGCCATGGACTCGGTCTCCTACAAAATCTAAAATGGAGCCTATGGTAGAAACATGGCATTTTACATCATCTGATACGTCACATGGGAGTTCCGTCATAG ATTCTTCCACTTGCAGGGATAACATGAAGCTTGCACCTCTGCCTGATTCATATGACTTGGATAGAGGATTGCTTCTTGCTGTTCAAGCAATACAG GCTTTGTTGGAGAATAAAGGCTCCCCTGTCATTGTTGGAATCG GAGGCCCAAGTGGATCTGGAAAAACAAGTTTGGCACACAAAATGGCTAACATTGTTGGGTGTGAAGTAGTTTCCCttgaaaactattttaaatCTGAACTTGTGAAGGATTTTAAGTACGATGACTTTAGCTCTCTTGATCTGTCTTTGCTTTCAAAG AATATTGGTGACATAAGAAATGGTAGAAGAACAAAAGTACCCATGTTTGATTTGGAGACTGGTGCTCGTAGTGGATTCAAGGAACTTGAAGTTTCTGAAGACTGTGGTGTG ATCATTTTTGAAGGGGTGTATGCTCTGCATCCTGAAATCCGAATATCACTTGACTTGTGGGTTGCTGTT GTTGGTGGTGTTCATTCACATCTTATTTCTCAAGTTCAAAGGGATAAAAGCAGAGGGGGGTGTTTTATGTCCCAAAATGAGATCATGATGACAGTGTTTCCAATTTTCCAGCAGCATATTGAGCCACATCTTGTTCATGCACAT CTCAAAATTCGGAATGACTTTGACCCTGTTATTTCCCCTGAGAGTTCTTCGTTTGTCTTGAAGAGTAATAAGCAG GTGGCTTATCAAGATATTTTGAAAATCCTAGATCCTGTGAAGTTGTGCAGTTCTGTTCAGAATTtcattgatatatatttaaGGCTCCCTGGACTTCCTACAAATGGACAGTTGGCAGATGGTGATTGCATACGAGTCAGAATCTGTGACGGTAGATTTGCATTGTTGATACGGGAG CCTTTAAGAGAAGggaattttataattcaacCAAAAGTggattttgatatcagcatcaGCACAGTTGCTGGACTTCTTAACCTCGG GTATCAAGCAGTAGCTTACATTGAAGCATCTGCATATATCTACCAAGATGGAAAG ATTCTCATCGAGGTTGATCATCTGCAAGACACCCCTAGTCCTTACATACAGATCAAGGGGGTTAATAAGGAAGCTGTGGCGGCTGCTGGTTCGACACTTAAACTGGATGGTTCATACACAACTAAG AGTTACCTGCAGATCATTTTGGAAAGATTACCTGCAATGGAAAGAAGTTACAGTGGAATTCATGCTCAACAAGCTGCAAGGTTGCAGGAACTTGTGGAATTTATACAATCTCAG GGAAGCAGCTCAGCTTCAGAATCCTCTCCGAGCAGGGAGGCTGCTCCTTTGGAAGGAATAATTGAGGATATGCAGTTTAGAATCAAAAGGCTGGAAAGATGGCATACTATCAACACG GTGCTATGGACTTTTCTGATGTCTGCCCTTGTTGGTTATTCGCTTTACCAAAGGAAACACCAATGA
- the LOC7488397 gene encoding uncharacterized protein LOC7488397 isoform X1 produces the protein MDDEVVQRLFHEGGRDYFQQQPSTSSSSSSSSSSILQSLPLHVSFDHGYYLLVKSLQELREKKEGLVTVGIGGPSGSGKTSLAEKVASVIGCDVISMENYRTGVDDVSDLDSIDFDALVQNLEDLTKGKDTLIPVFDYQQKRRIGSKGIKSISSGVVIVDGTYALHARLRSLLDIRVAVVGGVHFSLLSKVRYDIGDSCSLDYLIDSIFPMFRKHIEPDLHHAQIRINNSFVSSFREAIYKLKCRSESPGGHSAYAFHGTAHTDNFIEMYLRPPSASEEARTNDWIKVRQSGIKYYLSLGDQRIVDKHFIIRPKAEFEVGRMTLGGLLALGYTVVVSYKRASSSVSDGNLSMSLETIDTLSETFIVLRGTDRKTVGAEAMRIGVNGPWITKSYLELILERKGVPRLNTPPLLPNTSTTSNQERAIVAPRPIRTTPNLVNRLEDLSQPWTRSPTKSKMEPMVETWHFTSSDTSHGSSVIEVSHEATTDSSTCRDNMKLAPLPDSYDLDRGLLLAVQAIQALLENKGSPVIVGIGGPSGSGKTSLAHKMANIVGCEVVSLENYFKSELVKDFKYDDFSSLDLSLLSKNIGDIRNGRRTKVPMFDLETGARSGFKELEVSEDCGVIIFEGVYALHPEIRISLDLWVAVVGGVHSHLISQVQRDKSRGGCFMSQNEIMMTVFPIFQQHIEPHLVHAHLKIRNDFDPVISPESSSFVLKSNKQVAYQDILKILDPVKLCSSVQNFIDIYLRLPGLPTNGQLADGDCIRVRICDGRFALLIREPLREGNFIIQPKVDFDISISTVAGLLNLGYQAVAYIEASAYIYQDGKILIEVDHLQDTPSPYIQIKGVNKEAVAAAGSTLKLDGSYTTKSYLQIILERLPAMERSYSGIHAQQAARLQELVEFIQSQGSSSASESSPSREAAPLEGIIEDMQFRIKRLERWHTINTVLWTFLMSALVGYSLYQRKHQ, from the exons ATGGACGACGAGGTTGTTCAGCGATTATTCCACGAAGGAGGTCGCGATTACTTCCAGCAGCAACCTTCTACTTCCTCCTCATCCtcctcatcctcctcctccatccTCCAATCTCTCCCTCTTCATGTG TCTTTTGATCACGGATATTATTTACTGGTAAAATCTCTTCAAGAGCTCAGAGAGAAAAAGGAAGGTCTTGTTACTGTTGGCATTGGTGGTCCTAGCGGTTCAGGCAAAACAAG CTTAGCAGAGAAGGTGGCGTCTGTAATTGGCTGTGATGTTATATCGATGGAGAATTATCGCACTGGAGTCGATGACGTGAGTGATTTGGATTCAATTGACTTCGACGCATTAGTACAAAATCTCGAG GATTTGACGAAAGGAAAAGATACTTTGATACCAGTGTTTGATTACCAACAGAAGAGACGTATTGGTTCCAAAGGAATAAAGAGCATATCATCTGGAGTG gtGATAGTTGATGGTACATATGCTCTGCATGCAAGACTGCGCTCTTTACTGGATATTCGGGTTGCTGTG GTTGGCGGAGTTCACTTCAGTCTTCTTTCTAAAGTTCGATACGACATTGGGGATTCTTGTTCGTTGGATTACCTTATTGACAGCATCTTCCCAATGTTTAGGAAACACATTGAACCAGACCTTCACCATGCTCAG ATCAGAATAAACAACAGCTTTGTCTCATCATTTAGAGAAGCGATCTACAAGCTAAAATGCAGAAGTGAG TCACCAGGTGGACATTCTGCTTATGCCTTCCATGGAACAGCACATACAGATAA TTTTATTGAGATGTACCTTAGGCCTCCTTCAGCAAGTGAAGAAGCACGGACAAATGATTGGATCAAGGTGCGACAGTCTGGTATCAAATACTATTTGTCACTCGGGGACCAGAGAATTGTTGACAAACATTTTATTATCAGGCCAAAAGCTGAGTTTGAG GTTGGAAGAATGACACTCGGTGGGTTGCTGGCTTTGGGGTACACTGTTGTAGTGAGTTATAAACGGGCATCTTCATCTGTTAGTGATGGCAATCTATCAATGTCATTAGAGACCATTGATACTCTTAGTGAGACATTCATTGTGCTGAGGGGAACAGATAGGAAA ACCGTTGGAGCAGAGGCAATGAGGATTGGTGTTAATGGACCTTGGATCACTAAGTCATATCTTGAATTGATACTTGAGAGAAAAG GTGTACCACGTCTTAATACCCCACCACTTTTACCTAATACTTCTACGACAAGCAATCAAGAAAGGGCTATTGTTGCCCCAAGGCCAATCCGTACCACACCAAACCTTGTTAATCGGCTTGAGGATTTATCTCAGCCATGGACTCGGTCTCCTACAAAATCTAAAATGGAGCCTATGGTAGAAACATGGCATTTTACATCATCTGATACGTCACATGGGAGTTCCGTCATAG AAGTCTCTCATGAAGCAACCACAGATTCTTCCACTTGCAGGGATAACATGAAGCTTGCACCTCTGCCTGATTCATATGACTTGGATAGAGGATTGCTTCTTGCTGTTCAAGCAATACAG GCTTTGTTGGAGAATAAAGGCTCCCCTGTCATTGTTGGAATCG GAGGCCCAAGTGGATCTGGAAAAACAAGTTTGGCACACAAAATGGCTAACATTGTTGGGTGTGAAGTAGTTTCCCttgaaaactattttaaatCTGAACTTGTGAAGGATTTTAAGTACGATGACTTTAGCTCTCTTGATCTGTCTTTGCTTTCAAAG AATATTGGTGACATAAGAAATGGTAGAAGAACAAAAGTACCCATGTTTGATTTGGAGACTGGTGCTCGTAGTGGATTCAAGGAACTTGAAGTTTCTGAAGACTGTGGTGTG ATCATTTTTGAAGGGGTGTATGCTCTGCATCCTGAAATCCGAATATCACTTGACTTGTGGGTTGCTGTT GTTGGTGGTGTTCATTCACATCTTATTTCTCAAGTTCAAAGGGATAAAAGCAGAGGGGGGTGTTTTATGTCCCAAAATGAGATCATGATGACAGTGTTTCCAATTTTCCAGCAGCATATTGAGCCACATCTTGTTCATGCACAT CTCAAAATTCGGAATGACTTTGACCCTGTTATTTCCCCTGAGAGTTCTTCGTTTGTCTTGAAGAGTAATAAGCAG GTGGCTTATCAAGATATTTTGAAAATCCTAGATCCTGTGAAGTTGTGCAGTTCTGTTCAGAATTtcattgatatatatttaaGGCTCCCTGGACTTCCTACAAATGGACAGTTGGCAGATGGTGATTGCATACGAGTCAGAATCTGTGACGGTAGATTTGCATTGTTGATACGGGAG CCTTTAAGAGAAGggaattttataattcaacCAAAAGTggattttgatatcagcatcaGCACAGTTGCTGGACTTCTTAACCTCGG GTATCAAGCAGTAGCTTACATTGAAGCATCTGCATATATCTACCAAGATGGAAAG ATTCTCATCGAGGTTGATCATCTGCAAGACACCCCTAGTCCTTACATACAGATCAAGGGGGTTAATAAGGAAGCTGTGGCGGCTGCTGGTTCGACACTTAAACTGGATGGTTCATACACAACTAAG AGTTACCTGCAGATCATTTTGGAAAGATTACCTGCAATGGAAAGAAGTTACAGTGGAATTCATGCTCAACAAGCTGCAAGGTTGCAGGAACTTGTGGAATTTATACAATCTCAG GGAAGCAGCTCAGCTTCAGAATCCTCTCCGAGCAGGGAGGCTGCTCCTTTGGAAGGAATAATTGAGGATATGCAGTTTAGAATCAAAAGGCTGGAAAGATGGCATACTATCAACACG GTGCTATGGACTTTTCTGATGTCTGCCCTTGTTGGTTATTCGCTTTACCAAAGGAAACACCAATGA